The following coding sequences lie in one Crassostrea angulata isolate pt1a10 chromosome 10, ASM2561291v2, whole genome shotgun sequence genomic window:
- the LOC128167142 gene encoding ZZ-type zinc finger-containing protein 3-like — MLGLSLSTYCSVMDFSDSNSASLDVSMDGMASDDSNFASTSSWTGVSVAETAENNEENDDIESYYFESDHLAFRGNSDYNTMLKTIALLEAQRIQAISDIEKLHECMDDALKDPIDFVNRLQHGVDLGLPKPQQVTELPDINWEKYTSSVDFSSLGFPKHLTRLKRQLVEGPSSAECGEETVKVDGSLTYVRGRVKREDKPETFNKLWTAEEQKRLEELLLEHPPEEVEAKRWAKIAKALGNRTPIQVASRVQKYFIKLAKAGLPIPGRLPNIAIHRQKHAHRHQRFQKFYYQQSTFMASHEPPVYMSDDENSGSIYGGDEPRENYVNSGMDFSDNDDEPDEDDSIPLELQNTPEYQELMQLKRMKQCKMRIKSDASYTHNGFKCDGCNCDPIVGVRWHCQDCDQEDCVDFCDRCVHKNIEIGQHNSSHRLGAVTKESNDIDYESQTFMPDGYNYLDPNYMPAT; from the coding sequence ATGTTGGGACTTTCACTTTCAACCTACTGCTCTGTGATGGATTTTTCCGACTCTAATTCCGCATCTCTAGATGTGAGTATGGATGGAATGGCGAGCGACGACTCTAATTTTGCAAGCACGTCGTCTTGGACCGGGGTATCCGTGGCCGAGACAGCAGAGAACAACGAAGAAAACGACGACATAGAATCTTACTACTTTGAGTCGGATCATTTAGCATTTCGCGGGAACAGCGATTATAACACAATGCTTAAAACTATAGCTTTGCTCGAGGCACAAAGAATACAGGCAATTTCAGATATAGAGAAACTGCATGAATGTATGGATGATGCATTGAAAGACCCCATCGACTTCGTAAACAGACTGCAACATGGAGTAGATTTGGGTCTACCAAAACCTCAGCAGGTGACAGAGCTCCCCGATATCAATTGGGAGAAATATACAAGTTCTGTAGATTTTTCAAGTCTTGGCTTTCCGAAACATTTGACTCGATTAAAGAGACAATTGGTAGAAGGACCAAGCAGTGCAGAGTGTGGGGAAGAAACTGTTAAAGTTGATGGCAGTTTGACATATGTCAGAGGCAGGGTGAAACGTGAGGACAAGCCAGAAACATTCAACAAGCTTTGGACAGCGGAGGAGCAGAAAAGATTGGAGGAACTTCTACTTGAACATCCTCCCGAAGAAGTTGAAGCCAAACGCTGGGCCAAAATTGCAAAAGCCCTAGGAAACCGAACACCTATTCAAGTTGCCAGTCGTGTGCAAAAGTACTTTATAAAGCTGGCCAAAGCAGGCCTCCCCATTCCTGGGAGATTGCCAAACATTGCCATCCACAGACAGAAGCATGCTCATCGGCATCAACGATTTCAGAAATTTTATTATCAGCAATCCACATTTATGGCTTCCCATGAGCCCCCAGTATACATGTCAGATGATGAGAACTCAGGGTCTATATACGGTGGGGACGAACCACGAGAAAACTATGTCAATTCAGGAATGGACTTTTCAGACAATGACGATGAGCCAGATGAAGATGACAGCATTCCTCTTGAGCTTCAAAACACACCCGAATACCAAGAACTAATGCAACTAAAGAGAATGAAACAGTGTAAAATGAGGATAAAGAGTGATGCCTCTTATACTCATAACGGCTTTAAGTGCGATGGTTGTAACTGTGATCCTATCGTTGGTGTGAGGTGGCATTGTCAGGATTGTGATCAGGAAGATTGTGTAGATTTTTGTGACAGGTGTGTACACAAGAACATCGAGATAGGCCAACACAACTCGAGCCACCGTCTCGGTGCAGTCACCAAGGAATCCAATGACATCGATTATGAATCTCAGACCTTCATGCCAGATGGTTACAACTATCTGGATCCAAATTACATGCCTGCAACTTGA